From a region of the bacterium genome:
- a CDS encoding FxsA family protein produces MLGYLILLFTLIPIIELALLIEIGKHIGVIYTLIIVIVTGVLGAFLAREQGFKTLKKIETEVNSGIMPGEEIIDGVIILCGGMLLLTPGLLTDAVGFLALIPVTRAFIKKELKKKIQKIMDDGRVITITSFKSNN; encoded by the coding sequence ATGTTAGGATATTTAATTCTGCTTTTTACATTAATCCCGATTATAGAACTTGCTCTATTAATAGAAATCGGCAAGCATATCGGTGTTATTTATACTCTGATAATTGTAATAGTAACAGGAGTGCTGGGCGCATTCCTTGCAAGAGAACAAGGTTTTAAAACACTCAAGAAAATAGAAACAGAAGTAAATAGCGGCATAATGCCCGGCGAAGAGATAATTGACGGAGTAATAATACTTTGCGGAGGGATGCTACTACTTACCCCAGGATTGTTAACTGATGCTGTCGGCTTCTTAGCCCTCATCCCTGTTACCAGAGCATTTATAAAGAAAGAGCTTAAGAAAAAGATTCAAAAGATAATGGATGATGGCAGAGTTATTACGATAACTTCATTTAAATCAAACAATTAA
- a CDS encoding M48 family metallopeptidase, whose amino-acid sequence MSVTVKIDKIIRSRRKTLGLEISGDASLIVRSPYGVSLNDIRKIIFEKKDWITSKQKIARERRLQTFPRKFSEREEFLYLGKSYPLIILETAANPLSFDKEFRLIRKHLSSAQRLFIDWYKKQAYLKIKERLDFYSELLGYKYSKFALSNAKRRWGSCNGEGNIHINWRLVMAPHHIIDYVVVHELFHLKEKNHSKKFWDKVKTIHGDYKRKRKWLKENGHLLIIEG is encoded by the coding sequence ATGTCCGTTACGGTTAAGATAGATAAAATAATCCGTTCAAGACGCAAAACTTTGGGTTTGGAAATTTCCGGCGACGCTTCTTTAATTGTTCGCTCGCCATATGGCGTTTCTTTGAATGATATCAGGAAAATTATATTTGAAAAAAAGGATTGGATCACATCCAAGCAAAAGATTGCAAGAGAAAGACGTCTTCAAACATTCCCCCGAAAATTTTCAGAAAGAGAAGAATTTTTATATTTAGGTAAAAGTTATCCTCTTATTATTTTGGAAACTGCAGCAAATCCGCTTTCTTTTGATAAAGAATTTCGGCTGATAAGGAAGCATCTTTCATCGGCGCAGAGGTTGTTTATAGATTGGTATAAGAAACAGGCGTATTTGAAAATAAAGGAAAGGTTGGATTTTTATTCTGAATTGTTGGGATATAAATATAGCAAGTTCGCATTATCTAACGCTAAGCGACGATGGGGGTCCTGTAACGGCGAGGGTAATATCCATATTAACTGGAGATTGGTTATGGCTCCGCATCACATTATAGATTATGTGGTTGTCCACGAATTATTCCACTTAAAAGAAAAGAATCATTCCAAAAAGTTTTGGGACAAGGTGAAGACAATCCATGGCGATTACAAACGGAAAAGGAAATGGTTAAAAGAAAACGGGCATTTACTGATTATTGAGGGATAG
- a CDS encoding DUF2062 domain-containing protein: MANKKARDLFEKLKKETFSRKSPHEISLGIGFGAFLGVLPLQGFKTAIVVLIGSFYKKVNIIAVFAASTVFSFIPVVPFVYFFDYWVGAKILRIPVVFTMEFFKHFNIKMLSSAVGVLFLGGAVVGITFGILSYFLSFIIIRSRVLTHK, translated from the coding sequence ATGGCAAATAAAAAAGCAAGAGACCTTTTTGAAAAACTTAAGAAAGAAACATTTTCGCGTAAAAGTCCTCACGAGATATCTCTTGGGATAGGGTTTGGCGCTTTTTTGGGAGTGTTGCCGTTACAAGGATTTAAAACCGCGATTGTGGTGTTAATAGGAAGTTTTTATAAGAAGGTCAACATCATAGCGGTATTCGCCGCAAGTACCGTATTTTCTTTTATCCCCGTAGTTCCTTTTGTGTATTTTTTTGATTATTGGGTGGGGGCTAAAATTTTAAGGATACCGGTGGTTTTTACGATGGAATTTTTTAAACATTTCAATATTAAAATGCTGAGCAGCGCTGTAGGAGTTTTGTTTTTGGGTGGGGCAGTTGTTGGGATAACATTTGGAATCCTTTCTTATTTTTTATCGTTTATCATTATCCGCTCACGGGTATTAACCCATAAATGA
- a CDS encoding putative molybdenum carrier protein — translation MKRTLKKIVSGGQTGVDRAALDVALKCKIVCGGWCPKGRIAEDGIIPKRYPLKETESSSYEVRTERNVCDSDGTLVLNSGKLTGGTALTVEYAEKHKKPYLIVDLTPNHVGYGVQQKYKEDVKGVVAFGNKLIVHDWIFKNHINILNIAGPRESKLPGIYKIAKKFLLSLRGSENDRSNLKK, via the coding sequence ATAAAACGAACTTTAAAAAAAATTGTTTCAGGTGGACAAACAGGTGTCGACAGAGCCGCACTTGATGTCGCTTTGAAGTGCAAGATTGTCTGCGGCGGATGGTGTCCTAAGGGGCGTATTGCAGAAGATGGAATTATACCCAAACGTTATCCTTTAAAAGAAACGGAATCTTCAAGTTATGAGGTTAGAACTGAAAGGAATGTTTGTGATTCCGACGGAACACTTGTTTTGAATTCGGGGAAACTTACAGGCGGAACGGCTCTTACAGTTGAATACGCTGAAAAACATAAAAAACCTTATCTTATTGTAGATTTGACCCCGAACCACGTTGGGTACGGGGTTCAACAGAAATACAAAGAAGATGTGAAAGGCGTGGTTGCTTTTGGTAATAAACTTATTGTCCATGATTGGATTTTTAAAAACCATATTAATATTTTAAATATAGCAGGTCCAAGAGAAAGTAAATTACCGGGAATATATAAAATTGCGAAAAAGTTTCTATTGTCATTGCGAGGGAGTGAAAACGACCGAAGCAATCTCAAGAAATGA
- a CDS encoding 3D domain-containing protein, protein MTVTAYCPCGKCCGYKRGFFGIPIYTSGPLKGKVKKVGITADGTKARKGTIAADTSIYPFGTHMYVPGYGWGVVHDVGGAIKGNHIDVFFPKHQQALNWGRKQLKVKVIWK, encoded by the coding sequence ATGACAGTTACCGCATATTGTCCCTGCGGTAAATGTTGCGGCTATAAGAGAGGATTTTTTGGGATACCCATTTACACTAGTGGGCCCTTAAAAGGAAAAGTAAAAAAAGTAGGGATAACAGCTGACGGAACAAAAGCAAGAAAAGGAACGATTGCCGCAGATACTTCAATTTATCCTTTTGGAACTCACATGTATGTTCCGGGGTATGGGTGGGGCGTTGTTCACGATGTAGGCGGTGCTATTAAGGGAAACCACATCGATGTATTCTTCCCGAAACATCAACAGGCATTAAACTGGGGAAGAAAGCAATTAAAAGTGAAAGTTATTTGGAAATAG
- the uvrB gene encoding excinuclease ABC subunit UvrB, translated as MEFMFNLVSPYKPKGDQPKAIEKLTDGLKRGYKEQTLLGVTGSGKTFTVANVIANINKPTLVISHNKTLAAQLYSEFKQFFPNNAVEYFVSYYDYYQPEAYLPMKDLYIEKDSSINEDIDRLRLKATSSLFSRDDVIIVASVSCIYGLGSPEEWQNMALVLEKNKKYKREHILERLIQMQYERNDINFKRGTFRVRGDTIEVFPAYEETALKLEMWGDKIERMKEINHLTNHTVREIDKIMLYPAKHFVASQDNLNVAIKTIKTELKTRLTELNKQHKLLEAQRLETRTNYDMEMLQELGHCQGIENYSRHLSLRKPEGKPYTLIDYFPKDFLLIIDESHVTVPQIRGMYNGDRARKETLVEYGFRLPSALDNRPLRFEEFERIMNKTIFLSATPSPFELERSKQVVEQIIRPTGLVDPKITIKPTKHQIDDLLERIRQRAEKHERILVTTLTKRMSEELAEYLSEKGVKVRYLHSEIETIERVEILSGLRKGDFDCLVGINLLREGLDLPEVSLVAILDADKEGLFRSETSLIQVMGRCARNVGGEVVMYADEMTNSMQKAIKETVRRRKIQMDYNKKHNITPKTIKRKVVDLLKREIKTKTESLHLISLVREKGIRYTIEDESLIAELETEMLKSAKELEFEKAAIIRDEIKRMKETMKKNS; from the coding sequence ATAGAATTTATGTTTAATTTAGTTTCTCCATACAAACCCAAAGGTGACCAACCGAAAGCCATCGAAAAATTAACTGACGGCTTGAAACGCGGTTATAAGGAGCAAACACTTCTTGGCGTCACAGGTTCGGGGAAAACATTCACTGTTGCCAACGTCATAGCCAACATAAATAAACCTACGCTCGTAATATCGCACAACAAGACATTGGCGGCGCAACTCTACTCGGAATTCAAGCAATTTTTCCCAAATAATGCCGTTGAATATTTTGTTAGTTATTACGACTATTATCAACCTGAAGCATATCTTCCGATGAAAGATTTATATATCGAAAAAGACTCTTCCATAAACGAGGATATTGACAGGTTGAGATTGAAAGCGACTTCAAGCCTATTCTCAAGAGACGATGTGATTATCGTTGCCAGTGTCTCTTGTATTTACGGGCTTGGCTCGCCGGAAGAATGGCAAAACATGGCTCTGGTATTAGAGAAAAATAAAAAATATAAACGCGAACATATACTTGAACGGCTTATTCAAATGCAATACGAAAGAAACGACATAAATTTCAAAAGAGGCACTTTCAGGGTAAGAGGCGACACAATAGAGGTTTTCCCCGCCTATGAAGAAACCGCTTTAAAGCTCGAAATGTGGGGTGATAAGATTGAAAGAATGAAAGAAATCAACCATTTAACAAATCATACTGTCAGAGAAATAGACAAGATAATGCTCTATCCCGCAAAACATTTTGTTGCCAGTCAGGACAATTTGAATGTCGCAATCAAAACAATAAAAACAGAACTTAAAACTCGTCTTACCGAGTTGAACAAACAACATAAACTCCTTGAAGCCCAGCGGCTTGAAACACGTACAAACTATGATATGGAAATGCTTCAGGAATTAGGCCATTGTCAGGGAATAGAAAACTATTCACGGCATCTTTCTTTAAGAAAACCCGAGGGGAAACCTTATACTTTAATTGATTATTTCCCAAAAGATTTTCTTTTAATAATAGACGAATCACATGTTACGGTTCCCCAAATCCGCGGTATGTATAACGGAGATAGAGCCCGCAAGGAAACGCTTGTAGAATATGGTTTCCGTCTGCCTTCGGCTTTAGATAACAGGCCATTAAGATTCGAAGAATTTGAGAGGATAATGAATAAGACAATTTTTTTATCGGCAACACCTTCGCCATTTGAACTGGAAAGAAGTAAACAAGTTGTTGAACAAATCATAAGACCCACCGGTTTAGTAGACCCGAAAATAACGATTAAACCCACAAAACACCAGATAGATGATTTACTTGAAAGGATAAGACAGAGGGCAGAAAAACACGAAAGAATTCTTGTTACGACGCTGACTAAAAGAATGTCAGAAGAATTGGCGGAATATCTTTCTGAGAAGGGTGTAAAAGTAAGATATCTTCACTCGGAAATAGAAACAATAGAAAGAGTTGAAATATTAAGCGGTTTAAGAAAAGGCGACTTTGATTGTCTTGTAGGAATAAATCTTTTAAGAGAGGGTCTTGATCTGCCCGAAGTCTCTCTGGTTGCAATTCTTGATGCCGACAAAGAGGGTCTCTTTAGGTCTGAAACATCACTAATCCAAGTTATGGGCCGATGCGCAAGGAATGTGGGAGGTGAAGTGGTAATGTATGCCGATGAGATGACTAATTCAATGCAGAAAGCTATAAAGGAAACCGTCAGAAGAAGAAAAATTCAGATGGATTATAATAAAAAACACAATATAACACCCAAAACAATAAAGAGAAAAGTCGTTGATCTTTTGAAACGGGAAATAAAGACAAAGACAGAAAGTCTGCACCTTATTTCTTTAGTAAGGGAAAAAGGGATAAGATATACAATTGAAGATGAATCTTTAATCGCAGAACTTGAAACTGAAATGCTTAAATCTGCCAAAGAACTGGAATTCGAAAAAGCCGCTATAATAAGGGATGAGATAAAGAGGATGAAAGAAACAATGAAAAAAAATTCCTAA
- a CDS encoding DUF2283 domain-containing protein, with product MKIKYFNDTDTALVEFTENLVKNTREISENVSIDIDEKGNLVSMTIEHAKKTAHLPDIYYQQIEEKVAV from the coding sequence ATGAAAATAAAATATTTTAATGATACTGATACCGCTTTAGTGGAATTTACAGAAAACTTGGTAAAAAATACCAGGGAAATATCGGAAAATGTATCTATTGATATTGATGAAAAAGGCAATCTTGTTAGCATGACTATTGAACACGCAAAAAAGACAGCACATTTGCCCGATATCTATTACCAACAAATAGAAGAAAAAGTTGCTGTGTAA
- a CDS encoding prepilin-type N-terminal cleavage/methylation domain-containing protein → MLKSGKRKAFTLVELLVVMTIIAVLSSLLLPALIKTREMARRVVCLSNLRQIHIAAKVYANSYDGYYPPAYWFDPPPLSFYDRPRFCTTYAWDFTTITDTVTGEKQVIPGILWQEAGDMKIQQCPSFTGAANWLSDPYTGYNYNTSYIGHGYLESIPEPARTTDVKSPSTCALFGDGEYGGGANKFMRAPWPNPGDANFSNAGRYAGTQGYRHMGYTNVVYCDGHAESVRECYSETSKKEKVAPGTGFLSPDNSAYDLK, encoded by the coding sequence ATGTTAAAAAGCGGGAAGAGAAAAGCTTTTACTCTCGTAGAGTTGTTGGTAGTAATGACCATAATAGCGGTTTTATCTTCCCTGTTGTTGCCGGCATTAATCAAGACCAGGGAAATGGCCAGGCGGGTGGTTTGCCTTTCTAATCTTCGCCAGATACACATTGCGGCAAAGGTATATGCGAATAGTTACGATGGTTATTATCCGCCGGCTTATTGGTTTGATCCTCCCCCTTTGTCTTTTTATGATCGCCCCCGCTTCTGCACAACTTATGCCTGGGACTTTACCACTATAACGGATACAGTCACAGGCGAGAAACAAGTTATCCCCGGCATATTATGGCAGGAGGCAGGAGATATGAAAATTCAGCAATGTCCCTCGTTTACAGGTGCGGCTAATTGGCTTAGTGATCCCTATACCGGCTATAACTATAATACTAGCTATATTGGACATGGCTATCTTGAAAGCATTCCGGAGCCGGCGCGGACTACTGATGTAAAGTCGCCTTCCACTTGCGCCCTGTTTGGGGATGGCGAATATGGGGGCGGAGCAAACAAATTTATGCGGGCGCCCTGGCCTAATCCGGGTGATGCCAACTTTTCTAATGCCGGCAGATACGCCGGAACACAGGGTTACCGGCATATGGGTTATACCAACGTGGTTTACTGTGACGGACATGCGGAGTCCGTACGTGAATGTTATTCTGAAACCAGTAAAAAGGAGAAGGTGGCCCCCGGAACCGGTTTTCTTTCGCCTGATAATAGTGCTTATGATTTGAAATGA
- the metE gene encoding 5-methyltetrahydropteroyltriglutamate--homocysteine S-methyltransferase: MQTYAYGFPRLGKKREYKKIIESFWSKEIKEGELRESIGSLEKERLTTYERYVDKFPAGEMTFYDHMLDTALMLGLYKCKDLDAYYNLCRGKDALGLSKWFNTNYHYLIPRFSQSFSPSEFKAVWNKPREAGQLYRKGIPYLIGPFTFLKLSRGINPERLGEYLLPLADAYVELIKDFPEVHIDEPAFAMELSRKEIEWIKQIYYRLGSQNPHINLFTYYDSVDFLQDLYELPVKAIGLDFVNGKENLANIRKYGFPKEKTLIAGIVNGRNVWRVNISKRVEFLRELSRYAEDLVISNAAPLYHLPITIETEQLDERLLKKIAFAEERLAELKLIAQVYEGKKQEIKDKGEIAGFGANPKVQERIKNLKDEDFKKAVFYDERIKKQKKILALPLFPTTTIGSFPQTQEVRKKRADFKSGKIPEREYTTFIKEEITKLIILQENLGLDVLVHGEFERTDMVEFFAQELDGIATTKNGWIISYGTRGYRPPIIFGDISRPKPMTLNEISFAQSLTERPVKGMLTGSVTIIAWSFVRDDIPISEVAYQLSLCLQDEIRDYEKAGIKIAQIDEPAFREKAPLKKRNRDSYFDWAVKSFNLASRAKPETQIHTHMCYSEFGEIIEYILKMDFDVITIEASRSKGDIIKYFQNVNFKRQIGLGVWDIHSPAIPDVKDMTKIVERALGVFSEENFWINPDCGLKTRDWPETKAALKNLVAVAKKTRKSS, encoded by the coding sequence ATGCAAACTTACGCTTATGGTTTTCCCAGATTGGGGAAAAAGAGGGAATATAAGAAAATTATAGAAAGTTTCTGGAGTAAAGAAATCAAGGAAGGAGAGCTTCGGGAAAGCATTGGCAGCCTGGAAAAGGAAAGACTGACAACTTATGAAAGATATGTAGATAAGTTTCCGGCAGGGGAGATGACCTTTTACGATCACATGCTGGATACAGCTTTAATGCTGGGTTTGTATAAGTGCAAAGATTTAGATGCATATTACAATTTGTGCAGGGGCAAGGATGCCCTGGGATTAAGCAAATGGTTTAATACTAATTATCATTATCTTATTCCCCGGTTCAGCCAATCATTTAGCCCCTCCGAATTTAAGGCAGTTTGGAATAAACCCCGGGAGGCCGGGCAATTATACCGGAAAGGTATTCCTTATTTAATAGGACCTTTCACTTTTTTAAAATTGTCCAGGGGAATTAATCCGGAGAGGTTAGGGGAATATCTTTTACCTTTGGCGGATGCCTATGTTGAATTGATTAAAGATTTTCCTGAAGTGCATATAGATGAACCTGCCTTTGCAATGGAGCTTTCCAGAAAAGAAATTGAGTGGATTAAGCAGATTTACTACCGGCTGGGTTCTCAAAATCCTCACATCAACCTCTTTACTTATTATGACTCCGTAGATTTTTTGCAGGATCTATATGAGTTACCCGTAAAGGCAATAGGGCTGGATTTTGTCAATGGCAAAGAAAACTTAGCAAATATTAGAAAGTATGGTTTTCCGAAAGAGAAGACCTTGATTGCCGGCATAGTAAACGGTAGAAATGTCTGGAGAGTTAATATTAGCAAAAGGGTGGAATTTTTAAGAGAGCTATCCCGCTATGCAGAAGATTTGGTTATTTCCAATGCCGCGCCGCTTTACCATTTACCAATAACAATAGAAACCGAGCAATTAGATGAGAGGTTATTAAAGAAGATTGCTTTTGCTGAAGAGAGACTGGCTGAGTTAAAGCTAATTGCTCAAGTCTATGAAGGCAAGAAGCAAGAAATAAAAGATAAGGGTGAAATTGCGGGCTTTGGCGCAAATCCCAAAGTTCAGGAAAGAATTAAAAATCTAAAAGACGAGGATTTTAAAAAGGCTGTTTTTTATGATGAGCGGATTAAAAAGCAAAAGAAGATTTTAGCTCTTCCTCTTTTTCCTACCACTACCATAGGCAGTTTTCCCCAAACTCAAGAAGTCAGGAAAAAAAGAGCGGATTTTAAATCAGGTAAAATTCCAGAAAGGGAATATACGACTTTTATTAAAGAAGAGATTACTAAGTTGATAATACTTCAGGAAAATTTAGGTTTGGATGTATTAGTGCATGGAGAATTTGAAAGGACAGATATGGTGGAATTTTTTGCCCAGGAATTGGACGGGATTGCCACCACCAAAAATGGATGGATTATTTCTTACGGCACCAGGGGCTATAGGCCGCCGATAATTTTTGGTGATATTTCACGACCAAAGCCTATGACTCTTAATGAGATTAGTTTTGCCCAGAGTCTGACCGAGAGACCTGTCAAGGGGATGTTAACAGGATCGGTTACTATAATTGCCTGGAGTTTTGTCAGGGACGATATCCCAATTTCTGAGGTTGCTTATCAGCTGTCTCTATGTTTGCAGGATGAGATAAGAGATTACGAGAAAGCAGGTATCAAGATTGCCCAGATTGATGAACCGGCCTTTAGAGAAAAAGCGCCGCTTAAAAAAAGAAACAGGGATAGTTATTTTGATTGGGCAGTAAAATCATTTAATTTAGCTTCTCGGGCAAAACCTGAAACACAAATCCATACCCATATGTGCTATTCGGAATTCGGAGAGATTATTGAATATATTCTCAAAATGGATTTTGATGTGATTACTATTGAGGCCTCAAGAAGTAAAGGCGATATTATAAAGTATTTCCAGAATGTAAATTTTAAAAGGCAGATAGGGCTGGGTGTCTGGGATATCCACTCACCGGCCATTCCGGACGTTAAAGATATGACAAAGATTGTAGAGAGAGCTCTGGGAGTGTTCTCAGAAGAAAACTTCTGGATAAATCCGGACTGTGGATTAAAAACAAGAGATTGGCCGGAAACAAAAGCTGCGTTAAAAAATTTAGTGGCGGTAGCTAAGAAAACAAGGAAGTCATCCTAA
- a CDS encoding FAD-dependent thymidylate synthase, whose protein sequence is MPRAELNVKLLDVTQDAVSIIYAACRQCYSAKFVVDILKEQKGNLEKQIVFVKKVVESGHESPLEHVKFTFAIEGVSRALTHQLVRHRMASYSQQSQRYVIEKDFNYIIPASIERDETLKSEFIGVMGEIQQSYHRILRKLEENGIVGEKANQDVRFILPQAVETKIVVTMNCRELLHFFKQRCCVRAQWEIRNLANKMLEMCRSHLPAVFSHAGAKCESLGYCPEGEKFTCGKYPRKEEAIKRKKLQ, encoded by the coding sequence ATGCCCCGGGCTGAATTAAACGTAAAACTTTTGGATGTAACGCAGGACGCAGTTTCTATTATCTACGCTGCCTGTAGGCAATGCTATTCTGCTAAATTTGTCGTTGATATCCTAAAAGAGCAGAAAGGAAATTTGGAAAAGCAGATAGTGTTTGTTAAAAAAGTTGTTGAATCCGGGCACGAAAGCCCATTGGAACACGTAAAGTTCACTTTTGCCATAGAGGGTGTATCACGGGCTTTAACGCATCAGCTTGTCCGGCACCGGATGGCTTCTTATTCCCAGCAAAGTCAAAGATATGTGATAGAAAAAGATTTTAATTACATAATCCCGGCCTCAATTGAGAGAGATGAAACCCTGAAAAGTGAATTTATAGGAGTTATGGGAGAGATTCAGCAAAGTTACCACCGGATACTAAGAAAGCTGGAAGAAAATGGTATTGTAGGGGAGAAAGCAAACCAGGATGTCCGATTTATTTTACCTCAGGCGGTAGAGACAAAGATTGTGGTAACAATGAACTGCAGGGAGCTTCTGCATTTCTTTAAACAAAGATGCTGTGTCAGGGCGCAATGGGAAATCAGAAACCTGGCAAACAAAATGCTGGAAATGTGCCGCAGCCATCTCCCGGCGGTATTTTCCCATGCTGGAGCGAAATGCGAAAGCTTAGGTTATTGCCCTGAAGGTGAGAAATTTACCTGCGGTAAGTATCCTCGGAAAGAGGAAGCCATTAAAAGAAAAAAACTGCAATGA
- a CDS encoding type II secretion system protein, with amino-acid sequence MTLFQKRLKKGRAFTLVELLVVMTIIAVLSSLMLPALIRAREMARQANCISNLRQIHLAVQMYVQDWEGWYPPVAADILGKQLHRWHGTRSTMGQPFDPAGGPIYPYLRTGEIKMCPSFVEYLQKGGGAFELGCGGYGYNGQYVK; translated from the coding sequence ATGACTTTGTTCCAAAAAAGGCTCAAAAAAGGAAGAGCTTTTACTCTCGTAGAGTTGTTGGTAGTAATGACCATAATAGCGGTTTTGTCTTCCCTAATGCTGCCGGCATTAATCAGGGCCAGGGAAATGGCCAGGCAGGCTAACTGTATATCCAATTTACGGCAAATTCATTTGGCGGTGCAGATGTATGTTCAGGATTGGGAAGGCTGGTATCCGCCGGTCGCCGCCGATATTCTCGGCAAACAGCTTCATCGCTGGCATGGAACCAGGTCGACAATGGGGCAGCCTTTTGACCCTGCCGGGGGACCGATATATCCATATCTCCGGACTGGTGAAATAAAAATGTGCCCCTCATTTGTAGAGTATCTTCAAAAAGGCGGTGGCGCCTTTGAGTTAGGTTGCGGCGGTTATGGTTATAACGGTCAGTATGTAAAATAA
- a CDS encoding transposase: MSRIARVVVPEYPHHIIQRGNRRQKVFFNEGDYEEYLRLLNNYSLRFKVDILSYCLMPNHIHLIATPHEDGSLAQAIGETHRNYTRFINFREKWRGYLWQGRFSSYVLDEGYLLAAVRYILLNPVKAGIVKKPWDYKWSSTQHHMKIKNNPLIKDTLLRELIENWQDFLSITADDDDNIKLLQLHERTGRPLGDNTFIEKLESLLKIRLKKKRAGRRKKEK; this comes from the coding sequence ATGTCAAGGATAGCAAGAGTAGTTGTTCCTGAATATCCTCATCATATAATTCAAAGAGGCAACCGCAGGCAAAAGGTATTCTTTAATGAAGGTGACTATGAAGAATATCTTAGATTACTAAATAACTATTCGCTTCGGTTTAAAGTAGATATTCTATCCTACTGTTTAATGCCCAACCATATACATCTTATAGCAACTCCTCATGAAGATGGAAGCTTAGCCCAAGCCATAGGTGAAACTCACCGTAATTACACAAGATTCATTAATTTTAGGGAAAAATGGCGGGGGTATCTATGGCAAGGAAGATTCTCGTCATATGTTCTTGATGAAGGCTACTTATTAGCTGCAGTCCGCTATATACTTTTAAATCCTGTGAAAGCAGGAATAGTAAAGAAACCATGGGACTATAAGTGGTCAAGCACACAGCATCATATGAAGATTAAGAACAACCCTTTGATAAAAGATACTCTCTTGAGAGAACTCATAGAAAATTGGCAAGATTTTCTTAGTATAACGGCAGACGATGATGATAACATTAAGTTGTTACAATTACATGAAAGAACAGGACGGCCATTAGGAGATAATACATTTATAGAAAAACTGGAATCTCTTCTTAAGATAAGGCTTAAAAAGAAGAGAGCCGGGCGCAGGAAGAAGGAGAAATAG
- a CDS encoding nucleotidyltransferase, with product MLNQDYKEMLEVLKEHDVDFILVGAYALAAQGYPRGTLDIDIWVAPTEINSKKTYKALAKFGAPLNDINEDTFKEKGVIFQIGVAPCRIDIITEISGEIEFEDAKKRSDQVEIEGISPNILSIEDLIKNKESTGRPKDIEDATNLRKHKKKS from the coding sequence GTGCTAAATCAAGATTACAAAGAAATGTTGGAAGTCTTAAAAGAGCATGATGTTGATTTTATTCTTGTGGGAGCATATGCCTTAGCTGCTCAGGGGTATCCGCGAGGCACGCTTGATATCGATATTTGGGTTGCTCCGACCGAAATTAACTCCAAAAAGACATATAAAGCATTAGCAAAGTTTGGCGCGCCTCTCAATGATATCAATGAAGATACATTTAAAGAAAAAGGGGTTATTTTTCAAATTGGTGTTGCCCCATGCAGAATTGACATCATCACTGAAATATCTGGAGAAATAGAATTTGAAGACGCAAAAAAAAGATCCGATCAAGTTGAAATTGAAGGGATATCCCCAAATATATTGTCCATCGAGGACTTAATAAAAAACAAGGAATCAACTGGGAGACCAAAGGATATCGAAGATGCGACAAATTTACGAAAACATAAGAAAAAATCGTAA